aaatcattaaaataaaaaacatgtcaATTTCTATATTTATCAATTCAATACTACagttcaaattttaattcactattaaaattgaaataaatcgttaatattttcaatagaaaataatcattttatattaatattatgataagaaaaaaataaaaaaataatactagaaTGTCTCAAATTTAaggatttaataatttatttgtttttatttgcgTAAAGTCTTTTTCCTTAACGCACGCGCACAGGTCAAAGGCTTATGTGACATCTACATCAACGTCACACTGATCCCTCATCCTTGAAGAAACTAGATCCACTAAGCAAGATAAaaagtggaagaagaagaaatctgaAAACGGCACCATCATTTCTTTCTGCGCAATGGGCGCGTGCTCATCTTCTGCTTCCGTGGAAATGGAAACGACAACAGCAAGTGTGAATAAGGGTggtggcggcggcggcggcggtgcACCTGCGTCGGAATCTTTCCGACGACCGTCGTCGATCATGGTGATGGACATGGTCGGTCGCATCAATGAGTACAAGCAACCAATCCCCGCGAGAAACGTGCTTTCGGAGAATCCTCATTACTACCTCTGCAACTCGGAGTCAGTGCACATCGGCACGTGCATGCCACGTGTCCCCGATGAAGAAGAGCTTCTAGCCGGTCGAATCTACTTCCTTGTCCCTCTCTCGCATTCCGATACCCCACTTTCACTCCCTCTCCTCTGTGATCTCGCCGTTAAAGCTGGTTCCGCTCTTCCCAACCCTAATAATAACCGTTACTATGGTCAGGGTAAAAAAGCCGCCGATAAGCGCCGTTAAATTTGTGCCGTCAGCGTGTAAGTTGGTTTTCtttgaactttgatgatttTATGTTTGGTTTGTGGTTTTAATCGATTTACTTGGAAGAGGTGggcaattaattaaatttgtacgAGCAAGGGCCCAAATGAGAGTAATTGGTTGAAAAACAAGAATAGTCTGTGAATTGGTGTGCCTGCCCCCACGGGAATAATGAAATAATGCACCATCCTTCCTCATTCTATCCATTTGCTGTCCAATATCCAACATGTACCTCAATCAGAGTTGGAACTTGCAATAGTTTCcctttttatttgtaataatgATACCACATCTTTGACATAGTAGTATTAATTAggaatatatttattacaaatattaggaatatattgttttttaatgttATGAATATATGCAAAAGGtaatatatttctaatttttttaagaatcaatTATGTGACTTTTAACCCTTAAatcaaagattaattttatttgcaaGGCGTTGTTATTATAGGGTTTAGCCCCCCTCCCACTAGCTTCCTTTGAGAACTTGATACATTCCTAAATTGAACACACCAGCTGAAAGTAAAATTAAGGCAGCTGGAAATATGTTTCATATCCTCTCGTGCTTTTTCATCCCTTACGCGAGTAAACAATGCTACCCCAAAACGGAAGAAATtagcaaaaatatttaaatataaattttttattagaaaagtatttaaatatttttaagagaaaaaaagttatacactAACACTATAAAAGTTTTAGAGAATCATTCTATCATAATAcatcatgtataataaatttattgacttttaaaataattattttaaaataatttaataatttatgattaaataataatataaaattattttacactttgTACTGTCACAATATAACAACAGTGTAATATAGTGAGATAATTGATGCtcataaaaattactttaaaatacatatttccttcaatcaaaattataagaaaaaagtaataatgGAAATTAgttatgtttattaaattgtctgaatctcaattaaaaatattttttttaaattaaactttattaaattttgatatcagacataaatcttttattaaatgaaagatatttttaaaatagttgagatttatttatatttgagatcaagatacaatgatttttttttatatttgggaTTGGAGTagtatttaattagaatattctttaaatgaagagaaaaataattatatactttataaaattttatatacttaTCTAATCACAACTCATCATGTATGATActcaatttatttacttttttaaataattatcgtaaaataatttaaatgatgaatTATGATtggacaataatataaaattattttacaaatatcaaactatatatatatatatatatatatatatatatatatgatgaattaTGATTggtacatattttattataaataaattcgaTGATAGAAAAGATCGACGTCTACAACCTAGATAACGGTATGATGtatttaattactataattcaatgtttatttaatacttattactaaaaaaaatcagcCCCCTCTATACTAAGTTTCTAGATCCGTCCCTACACGCAGCAAGACCTTATCAACTCCATgattaacatattattaatatatttatgtaaagaaaaagaaggaaagattaTATAATTCTAATGTAGAAATAGAGGAGAAAATGAGATGGATGTAAGTTTCAAGAGAGTGAGATACATAATAATgagaactcttttttttaatcaataatggGATCTATTTcatgaaatatttataatttaataaattagttcaataatttttaaattttaactgttaattttttcagtttttaatttatgataaaattatttttgt
The nucleotide sequence above comes from Glycine soja cultivar W05 chromosome 11, ASM419377v2, whole genome shotgun sequence. Encoded proteins:
- the LOC114376691 gene encoding uncharacterized protein LOC114376691: MGACSSSASVEMETTTASVNKGGGGGGGGAPASESFRRPSSIMVMDMVGRINEYKQPIPARNVLSENPHYYLCNSESVHIGTCMPRVPDEEELLAGRIYFLVPLSHSDTPLSLPLLCDLAVKAGSALPNPNNNRYYGQGKKAADKRR